The Mycolicibacterium cosmeticum sequence CGGCGTCGTACCCGGTCAGCCGATCGGATTCGCCCGCCAGACCGCGCTCAGGGTCACCCCGACAGCGGGCAGCAGCCTGCGCAGCAGCGGCAGACTCAGCCCGATCACATTGGACGGGTCGCCCTCGATGCCGTCCACGAACCAACCGCCGAGGCCGTCGAGGGTGAATCCGCCTGCGACCCAGAGCGGTTCGCCACTGGCCAGGTACGCCTCCAGGTCGGCAGGTTCCGGCGTGCCGAAATGCACCGTGGTGTGCGCCGTTTCGCCGACACGGGCGACGACGGCGCCGTCGCGCAGCCGCAGCACGGTGTGCCCGGTGTGCAGGACGCCGGGGCGCCCGGCCATGGCGTGCCACTGCGCGCGGGCGGCGTCGACACTGCCCGGTTTGCCGCACAGCCGGCCGTCCACCTCGAGCATCGAATCACAGCCGATGACAACGCAATCGGCGCCGATACCGGCCGGCAGCGATCCGGCGACCCGGTCGGCCTTGGCCGCCGAGAGCGCCAGCACCACCTCGGCCGGGACAGCCCCGGCCAGCGAGGCGACGACGGCATCCTCGTCGACGTCGGAGACCACCACCAGCGGCTCGACCCCGGCCTGGCGCAGCACCGACAGCCGGCCCGCCGAGGCGGACCCCAGGACCAGCCGGGTCAAGCGCTCAGTGCCTCATGTGGGTGCGCTCCAGCAGCGTGACCCGCTGCCAGCTGTGCACCTGGTAACGCAGCTTGTCCACCGGGTGGCCCCACAGGTCCCGGGCCGGCGGGGTGGTGTCGACCGGCCCGCCGCCGGCCGCGGACAGCACACCGATCAGGGCGGCCAGTTCCTCGGCGGTCGGGTTGCCCTTGACCACCTGGATGTGCGGCTCGTGCGCCGCGGTTTCGTTCTCGGACACCGTCGTTGACTCCTCGGCCCCGCTCACAGTGGAATGTTCCCGTGCTTCTTCGGCGGCACCGAGCTGATCTTGCGCTCCAGCAGCCGCAGCGCGGTGGCCACGTAACCGCGGGTGTGCGACGGCGGGATGACCGCGTCGACGTATCCGCGCTCGGCCGCGACGTACGGGTTCACCAGCGTGTCCTCGTAGTCCTGCTGCAGTTCCAGGCGCAGCGCGTCGACGTCCTCGCCCTTGGCGGCGGCGTCCTTGAGCTGCTGGCGGTACACGAAACCGACCGCGCCGGAGGCACCCATGACGGCGATCTGCGCCGTCGGCCAGGCCACCACCACGTCGGCGCCCATGTCCTTGGAGCCCATCACGCAGTACGCCCCGCCGTAGGACTTGCGGGTGATGACGGTGACCTTGGCGACCGTCGCCTCACCGTAGGCGTAGAGCAGCTTGGCGCCGCGCCGGATGATGCCGTTGTACTCCTGGTCGGTGCCGGGCAGGAAGCCGGGCACGTCGACCAGCAACACGATCGGGATGTTGAAGCAGTCGCAGGTGCGGATGAACCGCGCCGCCTTCTCCGAGGCGTTGATGTCCAGGCAGCCGGCGAACTGGGTGGGCTGGTTGGCCACGATGCCGACGGTGCGGCCGTCGACCCGGCCGTAGCCGACGATGATGTTGCCCGCGTAACCGGCCTGCACTTCGAGGAACTCGTCGTCGTCGAGGATGCGCGAGATGACCTCGTGCATGTCGTAGGGCTGGTTGGGCGAGTCCGGGATCAAGGTGTCGAGCTCGAGGTCCTCCTCGGTGAGGTTGTCCTCGATGGCGCCCGGGTGCGGCGGCGCCGCGAACCGCGGCGGGTCGGCGTAGTTGTTCGACGGCAGGTAGCTCAGCAGGTCCCGGACGTAGTCGAAGGCGTCCTGCTCACCCGAGGCGACATAGTGCGCGGTGCCCGACTTGGCCATGTGGGTGTGCGCGCCTCCCAGTTCCTCCATGGTGACGTTCTCGCCGGTGACGGTCTTGATGACATCCGGACCGGTGATGAACATCTGGCTGGTCTGGTCGACCATGATGATGAAGTCGGTCAGCGCGGGGGAGTAGACGTGCCCGCCGGCCGCGGCTCCCATGATCAGCGAGATCTGCGGGATGACACCCGAGGCCAGGATGTTGTTGCGGAAGATCCGGCTGTACAGGCCGAGCGAGACCACGCCCTCCTGGATGCGGGCGCCGGCGCCGTCGTTGATGCCGATGAGCGGGCGGCCGGTCTTGATGGCCAGCTCCTGGACCTTGACGATCTTCTCGCCGTAGACCTCGCCGAGGCTGCCGCCGAAGACGGTGGCGTCCTGGCTGAAGATGCACACGTCGCGGCCGTCGATGGTGCCGTAACCGGTGACCACGCCGTCGCCGACGGGGCGGTTGTGCTCCAGGCCGAAGTTCGTGCTGCGGTGCTTGGCCAGCGCGTCGAGTTCGACGAACGACCCCTCGTCGAGCAGCGCCAGCACGCGCTCGCGTGCGGTCAGCTTGCCCTTGGCGTGCACCTTCTCCACGGCCGCTTCACCGACCGGGTGCTGCGCCTCCTCGGCGCGCTTGCGCAGATCAGCCAGCTTGCCGGCGGTGGTGTGGATGTCGACTACGTGCTCTGCCGCCGGTTCAGTAACGCTCGTCATGGGTGTCGATGCTAGCGGCACTTCTAAGAACTGCATAAGAGAGGTGCGAGTTTTGTCACTGTGTCGCCCCCGGAGGTGAAGCTGTGTCGGTGCCGCCCGCCGTCCGCGACTCCATCGCCGCCCTGCTGCTCGACCGGGTCGGTGACCACCGGCTCGGCCTGCGCACCCGCGAGCGGGACTGGACGTGGGACGAGGTGGTCGCCGAGTCCGCCGCGCGCGGCGCGCTGGCGCGGGCGTTGCGCCGCGAGGAACCGTTCCACGTCGGGGTGCTGCTGGCCAACGTCCCGGATTTCGTGTTCTGGCTCGGCGGGGCCGCGCTGGCCGGGGCCACCGTGGTCGGGATCAACCCGACCCGGGGTGAGCGCGAACTGGCCGCCGAGATCCGGCACGCCGACTGCCGGCTGATCGTCACCGACCGCGCGGGGGCCGGCCGGCTGCACGGATTGGACCTCGGCCTGGGGCCCGACCGGATCCTGGTGGTCGACACGCCGGAATACGCCGCACTCGTCGAGGCCCATCGCGTTGCGCCGGCCGCCGCGCCGGGCGTGGATGCCGACAGCCTGCTGCTGTTGCTGTTCACCTCCGGCACCACCGGCGCCTCCAAGGCCGTCAAATGCAGCCAGGGCCGGTTGGCCCGGATCGCCTACACCGCCGTGCAGAAGTTCGGGCACCACCGCGACGACGTGGACTACTGCTGCATGCCGCTGTTCCACGGCAACGCGATCATGGCGTTGTGGGCACCGGCGTTGGCTGTCGGCGCGACGGTGTGCCTGACGCCGGCGTTCTCGGCGTCCGGGTTCCTGCCCGACGTGCGGTATTTCGGGGCGACGTTCTTCACCTATGTCGGCAAGGCGCTCGGCTACCTGATGGCCACCCCCGAACGCGCCGACGACGCGGACAATCCGCTGCAGCGCGGTTTCGGGACCGAGGCCTCGCCCGACGACCAGGCCGAATTCCGGCGCCGGTTCGGTGCCGAGTTGTTCGAGGGGTACGGCTCCAGCGAGGGCGGCGGCGCCGTGGTCCTGGCGCCCGACGCCCCGGCCGGGGCGCTCGGCAGGCCCGCCCACGACGGTGTGGTGATCGTCGACCCGCAGACGTTGATGGAGTGTGCGCCTGCGGTTCTGGACGAGCACGGCCGGGTGCGCAACCCCGACGACGCCGTCGGCGAGATCGTCGACAAGTTCGGCACCCGCACCTTCGAGGGCTACTACCGCAACGACGACGCCGACGCCGAGCGCATCCGCAACGGGTGGTACTGGACCGGTGATCTGGGCTACCGCGACGCGGCGGGCTTCCTCTATTTCGCGGGCCGGCGCGGTGACTGGATCCGGGTGGACGGCGAGAACATCTCCGCGCTGACCATCGAGCATGTGCTGCGCCGGCATCCACTGGTGGTGGCCGCCGGGGTGTACGCGGTGCCGGATCCGCGGTCGGGTGATCAGGTGATGGCCGCGATCGAGGTGGCCGATCCCGACGGCTTCGATGTCGCGGCATTCGCCGAATTCCTGTGCCGGCAACGTGATCTGGGTTCCAAAGGGCTGCCGCGCCTGCTGCGGGTGTCCGCGCAGCTGCCCGTCACCGGTTCCAACAAGGTTCTCAAACGGGAACTGCGACAACAACGTTGGCGCACCGATGAGGCGGTGTACCGGTGGGTGGGCCGCGCCGGTGCGGGGCCCCGGTACCGGCTGATGGACGAGGCCGACAAGCGGTCATTGGATGCCGAATTCGCCGCCCACGGCCGGCAGCGTCACGTCTGACCGGGTCGGGCGGGCTTGCGCAGCACGATCACCGAGAAACTGGCCAGTCTCGGGATCGGGTGCCTGCGCAGGAAATTGCTCTTGGCGTTCTCCAGGGCGTGCAGCGGCGGGATGACCGAGTAGTAGGTATGCCCGAAGCTTGACTTCCACTGCTCGACTTCGAACCCGAACTCCTCGAACTTCCGGAAGGCCGTCTTGGTCGGGCCGGTGGTGCCGCGGTAGTAGGCCGGGAACTTCTCCAGATTGGGCATGTCCAGACGCCCGGGCTGCACCTTGTCCAGGATCCTGCGCGCGGTGTGCTCCGGGATCATCTTGTTGACCAGGAACGGGAATGTCCCCAACGCGGGGAAGAAGTGCACCGACAGTCCGCCCGGCCGCAACAGGTTGTAGCAATTCTGATGGAACACAACGGGATCGGGCAGGTGCTCGCAGAGCATCTTGGAGAACACCAGGTCGTAGGTGCCCAACTCGTCCTCGATCGGCTGGCACAGGTCGGCAACCCGGGTCCGGACGTCGACGGCGGCCTTGCCGAGTTCGACCTCGGAGATGTCCACCACCACCCGGTGTTCGGCGAATCCCCACTTCTGCGCGTCGCCCACGACGGGGTTGGCGCCACCGCCCAGTTCGGCGACCGCGCGTACCCCCTCCCGTCGCGCCAGTGCCAGGACCGACTCGTCATAGCCCTGCCACAGTTCGGTGAAGTCGCAGTATTCGACGGCGCCCGGTGTCCCGGGCGTCTCGGTGAGGTAATCCAGCGTCATCGGCTTGCCCCCGCAAAGTCGTCAGATGAAATTCGGACGCTACCGCCGGCCGTCATGCGGTGGGTGAGATTGGACGAAAATCCTCTCGATCGGTGCCCAGGGGCCGCTGCGCGTCAACAGATTTCGTGTCCGCGTCAATTTCCGCCGGGATGATCTCCGCCCTCCGGATGCGGCATTTCCCGAGCATCCGCGCGCCCGGTATGTGACGGGTGAGCAAAACTGCGGCATTCGCGGACCGCGATGTATTTGCTCGTTCAAGTACATGCGTGGGTCCCGGGGCCGCGGGTGGCGGGCCGCGCCGGCGTCGCGAGCGCGGAACGCGTTTGCGTGGTCAACTATCAGCAACCCCGGGAGTGACCGATCCGATGCCGATGACGGAGGACAGTGCCGGTGAAGCCGCTGAGCAGCGATCGAACCTACGGCCCGTCGGCTTTGCTGTCGGATATTAACGGGGTTGGTAACATACCGCTCGACAGGCTCGTGTGGGCCGGCCCGGCCGGTCCGTCGTGGGGATCGCCGATCCAGTGTCGAGGACATATGCACCAGCCAATGGGAGGCAGGATCGCTCGTGGAACCGATGGCTGAGGTGCGGCGCAGATTCGACGGTGTCGACGGTCCCAAGGTGGCGATCGCGCACGACTACCTGACGCAGCGTGGCGGCGCCGAGAAGGTCGTGCTCTCCATGAGCCGGGCGTTCCCGGACGCGCCGATCTACACCTTGCTGTACGACCCGGAGCACACCTATCCCGAATTCGCCGACCGCGATGTGCGGGTGTCCGGCGTCAACCGGATACCGCTGTTCCGCCGCAATCACCGGCTGTCGCTGCCGGTGCTGCCGGTCGCGGCGTCGTCGATGTTCGTCGACGCCGACGTCGTCGTCACCAGCAGCAGCGGCTGGGCGCACGGCTTCCGCACCAACGGGCGCAAGCTGGTGCACTGCCACACCCCGGCGCACTGGCTGTACGCGGCGGACTACTACTTCAAGCCCGACGGGGACCGGCTCAAGCGCGCGGTGCTCAAGACCGGCGCACCCTACCTGCGGTCCTGGGACCGCCGCGCCGCCCGGACCGTGGACCGCTACCTGGCCGTCTCGACCACCATCCGGGACCGGATCAGGGATGCCTACGGCATCAGTGCCGACGTGCTGCCCTCCCCGGTGGCCATCAAGGAGACCTCCACGCTGGAGGCGGTGCCCGAGGTGGAGCACTGGGCCGGTGCCGACGGCGACTCCTTCTATCTGTGCGTGTCCCGGCTGCTGCCGTACAAGAACGTCGAGGCCGTGATCCGGGCGTTCGCCGGGTCGCAACGTCGCCTCGTGGTGGTGGGTCACGGCCCCGAGGCCGCGCACCTCGAACGGATCAAGACTCCCAATGTGGCCATGCTGTCCGCGCTGACCGACGCCCAGATGGCCTGGCTGTACCGCTCGTGCAACGCGCTGATCGCGGCCAGCTACGAGGACTTCGGCCTGACCCCCATCGAGGCGGCGGTGTGTGGCCGACCCAGCGTGGTGCTGCGCTGGGGCGGCTTCCTGGACACCGTCGTCGAGGGCCGCACCGGGGTCTATTTCGACCGGCCGGAACCCGACGCGATCGCCGGCGCGCTGGACCGATTCGAGGCGGCCGACTTCGATCCGGACACGCTGCGCGCCCACGCCGACCGGTTCACCGAGGCGCGCTACGCCGAATCGCTCTACGCCGCGGTCGACGAGCTGGCCGCCGAACGCGACGGCGCCGGCCGGGATGCCGATCGGTGAGCGGACTGTAACGACTCGACGGGCGGCGCCGCTGCCTGGATGGCTATGGTTGTGACGCAAATCCTCGAAGGAGTTAACCGCCCATGACCCGTGAACCCGCGTCGGCCGATCCCGCGGATGTCGCCCGCAAGCAGGCGGCGGCCCCCGGCTTACGGACCCCGCCCGCTCCCGTCTGGGTGCTCAACGACGAGGGCCGGGTCATCGACTACAAGATGCAGGGCATGACCCGCGGCCGCAAGATCCGGAACCGGCTGGGCGAGTTGATCTTCAACAGCTTCATCACCTTCATCCCGTCGCACACCATCCGGCAGGGCTTCCTGCGCCTGATGGGTGCCAAGATCGGCAAGAACTCGTCCATCCTGCGCGGCACCACCGTGCTGGACATCGAGTTCCTCACCATCGGCGACGGCGTGGCCATCGGTTTCCGCTGCCTGCTGGATTCGCGCGCCGGCCTGTACATCGGCAACAACGTCACCGTCGCCAGCGATGTGCACTTCATCGGCGGCGGGCACGACATCAATCACCCCGACTTCCTGCCGGTGCCGATCCCCACCGTCGTCTGCGACTACGTGTGGATCGCGTCGCGGGCGATGGTGCTGCCCTCGCTCATCGGGCGCGGCGCCGTGGTGGCCGCCCACGCCCTGGTGAACAAGGACGTGGGTGAGCTGGAGATCGTCGGCGGCGTCCCGGCCAAGGTCATCGGGAAGCGCGACGCGGACGCGCTGAAGTACGAAAACAAGCATCGGCCGCTGTTCTACTGATGACCGCGTTCGCCGATCACCGGCTCGTCTTCGTCGCGCCGGCCGAGGGCCAGACGGCGGTGGGCGACTATGCCGAGGACCTCGTCACCGCGCTGCGCCCGCATTTCGGGGAGATCGCCGAGCACCGGACCCTGGGACCGGGCGGCGACAGCCTGGCCGACCTGCGCCGGCACCGCGCGCAGGTGCGCAGGCTGATCGCCGAGGGCCCGCCGGGCCGGACCCTGGTGCACGCCGAACTGTCCACCGGGGTGCTGCCGACGTTCTGGTCGGTGGCGGGGATCGACGGCGTTCCGGTGACCGCGACCGTGCACGACCCGCCGCAGGGGCTGTGGTTCCTGGCCCGCACCCGTTTCATCGCGAAATCCCGGCTGCTCACCCACGGCATCCACTACCCGCTGCGGCCGGTGTCGCGCGCCATCGAGGGCGTGGTGCACGGCGAGCGGACCCTGGTCGCGCTCACCGAGACCGGCCGGCAGTCCATCGAGCGCACCTATCCGCGCACCCGCACCGCGTTCATCCCGCACCTGGTGCGCGACCGGCCGGCCATCACGCCGGCGCAGGATCGTCCCAAGGCGGTCGGATTCTTCGGATTCGTCTACCGCGGAAAGGGATTCGAGGAAATCGCCCGTATCCGCGCGGAGCTGCCCGACGACATCTTGATCCGGGTGGCCGGCCGCGGCACCGAGTCGCTGCCGCGGGCCGACGGTATCGAGATCCTGGGCGGGGTGGACGGCCCCGCCGAGGACGCCTTCTTCGCGTCGGTGCGGGCCATCGCGCTGCCGTACGGCAAGCGGCACTTCTACGCCGAGACCTACCCGGCCTCCGGCGTGGTCGCCCACTCCATGGCCTACAGCACCCCCGTGGTGTGCACCGGGTACGGTTCGCTGGCCGAACTCGGCACCGCCGACGGGGTGGTCACCGTGCCGCCCGTCGAGGGTGAGGTGGCCGCCGGCCTGGCCCGCGAGATCACCGCGCTGCTGAACGACCGCGACCGGCTCACCGAACTGGGCCGCAACGCCGATGCTGCCCGGCACGCCCGCTCGGCCGCGCGCACCGCCGAGGCGTTCGTGCAGTTGTGGTCGCGCACCCTGGCCGGACAGCCGGAAGATGCCTGAACCGGCGCCCGAGCAGGTCTCCCGAGGGACGGACGAGCACGCCGGCACCTCCCGGCACCTGATCCAGACCCTGTGGGCGGTGTTCTGGTTGTACGGCGGCCGCGGTGTCGGGCTGCTGTGGACGGTCCTGCTGATCGGGCACCTCGGCGTCGCCGACTACGGCCGCTACGGCATGGCCTATGCGTGCTTCTCGCTGATCGGGCCGCCGCTGGACAACCCGTTCGCGGTCCGGTCGGTGCGCGAGTCGCAGGAACGTTTCCTCGCCGAACGCACCACCCGCTATCTGCTCGGGGTGTCGCTGATGCTGGTCGGCGCCGCTCTGGTCGAGGTCAACTACATCGCCTGGTTCGGGTTGTTCGTGGCCGGCGGCGAGATCGCGCTGAAATCCTGGCAGAGCCAGGCCGCCAGGGACGGCCAGCCGCAACGTGTCGCACAGATCGACACCTTCCGTCAGGTGGCCAGCGTGGTGATGGCCGCCGGCTACCTCTTCATCGCCGACGAACCGACGCTGCAGGCGGCCAGCTTGTGGTTGGTGTCGCCGTACGCCGTGGCTGCGGTGGGCATCGCCTTCGTCGTGCCGCGGCACCGGCCGGGACTGCCGGGTTCGCCCAAACTGATCGCCATCCTGGTCGGTGAAACCCTCGGGCTGGCCGCCTATCTGCAGGGCGACGTGCTGCTGCTGGGCTGGCTCACCAACGACACCATCGTCGGCTATTACGCCATCACCACCACTGCCACCATCGCCGTGGTCGCCGTCGGGCAGTCCTTCGGGATGTCCTACAACCACACGCTGCGGGCGGGGGAGGGCGACCTGTCGGCCGGCCCGCCGCTGAAGAGCACGCTGATCCTCGGCGCGGCGGCGGGATTGTTGATCCTGCTCGCGGGCATCGGTCTGCTCATCTCGCCGGCCCCCGAGCAACTCGCGGTGGCGATGATGGTCATGTCACTGTTCTGCGCCATGCGCACCATCAGCTCGGTGTTCCAGGCGGTGCTCTACAACCAGCGCCGGGACGGGATCCGGCTGGCCGCCAACCTCGGTCTGGTCCCGGTGAAGTTGGGCCTGGTCGCGCTGCTGGTCGGTGCGGGCGCGGTGGGCGCGGCCATCGCCACCGTGATCACCGACGCGATCCTGCTGGCCATCTACGCCCGCGTGCTCTACCGGAAAGTGGATCGGTGACGAGAACCAACCCCAGAACCGAGGTGGCGTTCCTGCTGTCCAAGGATCCCGTCGCCGAGCACGGCGGCGACCTGGAGCTGTCCCGGCTGGTGATGGGCCTGGCCTCGGATTCGTATGCGGTGTCGGCGATCTGCCTGTCGCACCAGCCGCCCGGCCGGTTGGACGCCGATATCGTCCCCGGGGGCCTGCCGCTGACCCGGGTGCCCAAGTCGGGCGTGCGGCCGGCGCGACTGCTGATCGATGCCGCCCGCACCCGGCGCAGCCTGGTGCACGTCCGGTTCGACAACGACGCGCTGGTCCGTGCCATCGACGCCTCGGCGGCCGACATCTTCGTCGCGGAGCACAGCTACATGGCCGAATCCTTCTTGCGCAGCCGGCATTCCGGCTCCGCCCGGTTCGTGGTCAACACCCACGTCAGCGAGTCACTGGTGTGGCGGGCGAGCCGCGGCCTGCTGGGCCGGCTGCAGGTCGGTCAGCTGCTGCGCGACGAGGTCCGGGTGGCCCGCGCCGCCGACGCGGTCGGCACGTTCGACGCCGAGGAGGCCGAGTTCTACCGCGGGCGCGGGGTGCGCGACGCCCGCTGGCTGGACCTGACGCTGCAACCGCTGGATCAGGTCGACGTGGCCGCCACGCCGCCCCGGCTGGTGCTGATGGGCACCCGGGACTGGCCGCCGAACCAGGAGGCCTTCCTGGAAGCCCTGCGGCTGTGGCCGCGGATCTGTGCCGGTATCCCCGGCGCGGAGCTGTGCGTGATCGGCGCGAAACACTCCAGTGCGCCGGATCCACACTACCCCAGCGGAGTTCGCGATCTGGGGTTCGTCGACGACCTGCCGGCGTTCCTGGCCACCTGCCGGTCGATGATCGCGCCGATCCGCACGGGTGGCGGTGTGCGGGTCAAGATCCTGGACGCCGCCAGGATGGGGCTGCCGGTCGTCGGCAGCAGCCCGGCCGTCGGGTCACTCGGGCAGCTGCTCGAGCTCGGGGTCCACGACGACGACGAGGCGTTCATCGCCGAATGCCGGCGCTACCTGCTCGACGCCGGTGCCGCCGCGGACGCCGGCGACCGGCTGTACCGGCTGAACCGTCAATATTGGGAGCAGCGGCGCCCGCACCGCACCGTCGAGGGACTGTTGTCGGGGACGGCACCGGCACAGGCCGGCTGACCGCGACTAACCCGGAGCGCGGGCCGGGGCCGCGGTGGCCGGTATCCGCGCCGCGCCCGGCGCGGTCTCGACCACCTGGGCCGTTTGCCGGAGTTCGTCGGCGTACGCCAGGAAGGTCAGGAAGATCGTGTACAGGAACACGATCTGCGGGATGACCACCACGGGGTGATCCAGATTCAACGCGACGACCGAGAAACCGATAAAGACACCGCCATACAGAGCGCGGGGTAACGAGTTTGCTCGCAGCAGCCGGAATCCGATCACGCACCCGATGATCACCATCGCGATGAACGCGATGCCGACAAAGATGCCGGCGCGGTGGATGGCGATCAGCGGAGCATTGGAGACGAAATTCTGGATAAATGCGTAGGCGCCGTCTTTGAATTCGCGCTGCGACCAACCCCAGCCGAACAACCAATGCCCGCTCATGCGGCCGGGGAATTCGCGGATCGAGTCCATGCGGTCGGTGGCGCCGGCGTCATTCGAGCCCAGAGTGCCCAATAGTCGGGTGCGCACCGAGGGCACCAGCATGGCCGTCGTGAACGCCACGATGAGCGCACCCACCAGCAACTGGCGATCCCGCGAGCGCATCTTGTGGAACAGGAACACCAGGGCCACGCCCACCAGGGTGGTGACGATCGCCGACCGGCTCAGGGTCAGGGCGATGGCCAGGCCGAGGATGGTCACCGCGACGGCCCGCTGCCAGCCCACCAGCAGGATCATCGCGATGACGAAGGCGATCACCAGGCCGATTCCGGCGGCGTTGGGATCCAGCCACAGGCCGCCGAGGCGGGTGAAGCTCTGGCTGCCCATACCCACGGCGAACCGGTCCGTGCGCGGCAGATTCGAGACACCGCCGGTGAAATAGAACCGCTCGGTGTTGGCCACCGCATAGCCGAACAGCCGAAATGGCTGCAGCAGCATCTGATTGGAGCCAATTGCCACCGACGCGATACCGAATGCGGCATTGAATGTCGCCGCGTAGACGAAGATGCGGCCGAATTTGGCGAGATGTTCGGCGGGCAGCGCGAGCAGGGCGAAGAACGCGGATGTCGCGATGGCCCATTTCGTGTAGTCCATGACATTCACGATCGAGGTGTAGGTGCACACCATCGCGATGCCGGAGACGATGACCAGAATCAGCACCGCCTTGGCCAGCGTCGGCCACCGCTTGGTCGCGGTCGGGTGCACCCACGCGGCGAGCAAAGCCCCGGCGGCGAACGGAAGGTACAGCGGCACGTGCACACCGGGGAAGTAGCCGAACGGCAGCGCGCCGATGGCAATCGCCATGCCCCAGTACAGCCACAGCGGATGACGCAGCCCGATGTACACACCGACGGCGAGCGCCAGCAGCGCGGCGACGCCCAAGATCGCGATTTTCCCGCCGACCGCGGCGGCGGCGCCGACGCCGGCGGCCAACACAATGATTACGGCGCCGATGAGCACATCGCGCCGGGATATCGCGCCCAGATTCATTTCGGACCCGCCCTCATCCGGCAATGATGTCCACTGCATTGTTGCACCCGCCACGCATTTAACTATCCTTGCATTGGTTTCGCTGGACGTGCCACCAGGGTGCGGCCGGCATCCGGTGTGCAACCTTGTCGC is a genomic window containing:
- a CDS encoding glycosyltransferase, with the translated sequence MTRTNPRTEVAFLLSKDPVAEHGGDLELSRLVMGLASDSYAVSAICLSHQPPGRLDADIVPGGLPLTRVPKSGVRPARLLIDAARTRRSLVHVRFDNDALVRAIDASAADIFVAEHSYMAESFLRSRHSGSARFVVNTHVSESLVWRASRGLLGRLQVGQLLRDEVRVARAADAVGTFDAEEAEFYRGRGVRDARWLDLTLQPLDQVDVAATPPRLVLMGTRDWPPNQEAFLEALRLWPRICAGIPGAELCVIGAKHSSAPDPHYPSGVRDLGFVDDLPAFLATCRSMIAPIRTGGGVRVKILDAARMGLPVVGSSPAVGSLGQLLELGVHDDDEAFIAECRRYLLDAGAAADAGDRLYRLNRQYWEQRRPHRTVEGLLSGTAPAQAG
- a CDS encoding polysaccharide biosynthesis protein; translation: MPEPAPEQVSRGTDEHAGTSRHLIQTLWAVFWLYGGRGVGLLWTVLLIGHLGVADYGRYGMAYACFSLIGPPLDNPFAVRSVRESQERFLAERTTRYLLGVSLMLVGAALVEVNYIAWFGLFVAGGEIALKSWQSQAARDGQPQRVAQIDTFRQVASVVMAAGYLFIADEPTLQAASLWLVSPYAVAAVGIAFVVPRHRPGLPGSPKLIAILVGETLGLAAYLQGDVLLLGWLTNDTIVGYYAITTTATIAVVAVGQSFGMSYNHTLRAGEGDLSAGPPLKSTLILGAAAGLLILLAGIGLLISPAPEQLAVAMMVMSLFCAMRTISSVFQAVLYNQRRDGIRLAANLGLVPVKLGLVALLVGAGAVGAAIATVITDAILLAIYARVLYRKVDR
- a CDS encoding O-antigen ligase family protein, which gives rise to MNLGAISRRDVLIGAVIIVLAAGVGAAAAVGGKIAILGVAALLALAVGVYIGLRHPLWLYWGMAIAIGALPFGYFPGVHVPLYLPFAAGALLAAWVHPTATKRWPTLAKAVLILVIVSGIAMVCTYTSIVNVMDYTKWAIATSAFFALLALPAEHLAKFGRIFVYAATFNAAFGIASVAIGSNQMLLQPFRLFGYAVANTERFYFTGGVSNLPRTDRFAVGMGSQSFTRLGGLWLDPNAAGIGLVIAFVIAMILLVGWQRAVAVTILGLAIALTLSRSAIVTTLVGVALVFLFHKMRSRDRQLLVGALIVAFTTAMLVPSVRTRLLGTLGSNDAGATDRMDSIREFPGRMSGHWLFGWGWSQREFKDGAYAFIQNFVSNAPLIAIHRAGIFVGIAFIAMVIIGCVIGFRLLRANSLPRALYGGVFIGFSVVALNLDHPVVVIPQIVFLYTIFLTFLAYADELRQTAQVVETAPGAARIPATAAPARAPG